The Citrifermentans bemidjiense Bem genome window below encodes:
- a CDS encoding competence/damage-inducible protein A has translation MRVAVLSIGDELLSGEVVDTNASHIADRLFQAGGRVERHLTVPDDAEAIASALTELGARSDAVIVTGGLGPTPDDLTAEAAARAAGTELELSSEALDHLERFAQRITGELHPANRRQALLPKGCRLIPNPLGTALGFVVRIGQADCFFMPGVPYEMERMLEETVLPELTGRFEAGWQRVTLKLFGIAEAAIAELLEGAIPEGSPVQLAYCVKFPEIHLILRATASDAPFLQQAAGELRQRLSAYLFAEDREEMDDRLALLLRESGLTLALAESCTGGMIAARITAVAGSSAYFLEGNVTYSNEAKTRMLQVPAPLIAEHGAVSAEVARAMAVGAREAAGSDLALSVTGIAGPDGGTPEKPVGTVYLALVDQGSCRVERFNFQGDRDRVRSITCFTALDWLRRYLLTRKTTPGRG, from the coding sequence ATGAGGGTGGCGGTTCTTTCCATAGGGGACGAGCTTCTCTCCGGCGAGGTGGTGGACACCAACGCAAGCCACATCGCCGACCGGCTCTTCCAGGCGGGGGGGCGGGTAGAGCGGCACCTGACCGTCCCCGACGACGCGGAGGCGATCGCCTCCGCCCTCACGGAGCTCGGCGCGCGCAGCGACGCGGTTATAGTCACCGGGGGCTTGGGCCCCACCCCGGACGACTTGACCGCCGAGGCCGCGGCGCGGGCAGCCGGAACGGAACTGGAGCTCTCATCTGAAGCGCTTGACCACCTGGAGCGCTTCGCCCAGAGGATCACCGGAGAGCTGCACCCGGCCAACCGCAGGCAGGCGCTTCTCCCCAAAGGGTGCAGGCTGATCCCCAACCCTTTGGGAACCGCCTTGGGCTTCGTGGTCCGCATAGGTCAGGCCGACTGCTTCTTCATGCCCGGCGTCCCCTACGAGATGGAGCGGATGCTGGAAGAGACGGTGCTCCCGGAGCTTACCGGCAGGTTCGAAGCCGGCTGGCAGCGGGTGACGCTGAAGCTTTTCGGCATCGCCGAGGCTGCCATCGCGGAACTTCTGGAGGGGGCGATTCCCGAAGGGTCCCCGGTGCAGCTTGCCTACTGCGTGAAGTTCCCGGAGATCCACCTGATCCTGCGGGCCACGGCCAGCGACGCGCCCTTCTTGCAGCAGGCGGCCGGCGAGCTGCGGCAGCGCCTTTCCGCCTATCTCTTTGCCGAGGACCGGGAGGAGATGGACGACCGGCTGGCGCTTTTGCTGCGGGAAAGCGGTCTCACCCTGGCGCTGGCCGAATCCTGCACCGGCGGCATGATCGCCGCCCGCATCACCGCCGTCGCGGGAAGCTCCGCCTATTTCCTGGAAGGAAACGTCACCTACAGCAACGAGGCGAAGACCAGGATGCTGCAGGTCCCCGCCCCCCTGATAGCGGAGCACGGCGCGGTCAGCGCCGAGGTCGCCCGCGCCATGGCGGTCGGGGCGAGGGAGGCGGCGGGAAGCGACCTGGCGTTGTCGGTGACCGGCATCGCCGGCCCGGACGGGGGGACCCCCGAAAAGCCGGTCGGCACCGTCTACCTGGCCCTTGTCGACCAAGGCTCTTGCCGGGTCGAGCGCTTCAACTTCCAGGGCGACCGCGACCGCGTCCGTTCCATCACCTGCTTCACCGCGCTCGATTGGCTGCGCCGCTACCTCCTCACACGGAAGACGACACCAGGCCGGGGTTGA
- a CDS encoding phosphatidylglycerophosphatase A family protein, giving the protein MKRFVIISATWFGTGFSPFASGTVGTLGAIPFFLLLSRMPLALYLLTLVAFTLFACWSAGFGEELWGEHDSGKIVIDEVAGYLVTMIAVPPTWQGVLIGFLAFRFFDILKPQPARWFDRSLKNGYGVVLDDVMAGLYACATTHLALRFL; this is encoded by the coding sequence ATGAAACGCTTCGTCATCATTTCGGCAACCTGGTTCGGCACCGGCTTTTCCCCGTTCGCCTCGGGGACCGTGGGTACCCTCGGGGCGATACCGTTTTTCCTCCTCCTGTCGCGTATGCCGCTTGCGCTCTACCTGTTGACCTTGGTCGCCTTCACCCTCTTCGCCTGCTGGAGCGCCGGCTTCGGCGAGGAACTCTGGGGCGAGCACGACTCCGGCAAGATAGTGATCGACGAGGTGGCCGGGTATCTCGTCACCATGATCGCCGTCCCCCCCACCTGGCAGGGGGTGCTGATCGGGTTCCTGGCCTTCCGCTTCTTCGACATCCTGAAGCCGCAGCCGGCGCGCTGGTTCGACCGGTCGCTCAAAAACGGCTACGGGGTGGTGCTCGACGACGTCATGGCGGGGCTCTACGCCTGCGCGACGACGCACCTGGCCCTGAGGTTCCTATGA
- a CDS encoding sensor histidine kinase produces the protein MHFAPFLLIAVCELILLFIGRRTPLPGWLHLGVLVTVTAVLLFVAARAWKRQLRVQEGLKRELEEMRLEAVKSARRYKSLLEGAGNAIFIFSADTGLLEEENRVGRELLGFSKEELDSIQARDLLHPDEHERFRCFLYQVKRNGRGELDSVRIRKKNGTFFLAEINARLIDLGDEQVAHCLMRDITKKRRTEKEIWQRNRELSILNDILTGMNHSADLEQEQQRTLWEIMELFDAGGGTMHLYRGDQGSARLCASCHVSAELEQRLSQSLAQDPERFLKVKRLKAPQMKELGAAAEGWQCLTSVPISAQEHLVGVMHLMHRDPCRYSAEEIRFLESVGKQMGNIIEKGRLFAELNWKSGELLRSHRLLEKSSHNLSVSEIRLKQNLALVEQASLEQNRLDRMKNQFLGMVSHEFNTPLTSIISGVEHLLQNGWHSEQEARSVLELVRDGGLRLKGLVADLLKLIKVEARRGALETSAVHLRHFLDELAAQLQPQLEERGQRVTLAGLEELPFFDADRNYLERVFGELLQNAIRFSPHKGEILVTGRVVDRPALLERRETLERFNPEFLRRCGERCYLEVEVRDNGIGIPPEEQQGIFGIFYEVGEIRHHSSGMSREQGRGAGLGLAMVKGMVEAHGGMVWVESAGGSSFFLVLPLEQEAIQPALF, from the coding sequence TTGCACTTCGCACCGTTCCTGCTCATAGCCGTTTGCGAGCTGATATTGCTCTTCATCGGGAGGCGCACCCCGCTGCCGGGGTGGCTGCACCTTGGCGTCTTGGTCACGGTTACCGCCGTGCTCCTCTTTGTCGCCGCCCGGGCCTGGAAGCGGCAGCTCCGCGTACAGGAAGGGCTGAAGCGCGAGTTGGAGGAGATGCGGCTGGAAGCGGTGAAAAGCGCCCGCCGCTACAAGAGCCTCCTGGAGGGGGCGGGCAACGCCATCTTCATCTTCAGCGCCGACACCGGTCTTTTGGAGGAAGAAAACCGCGTGGGACGGGAGCTTTTGGGTTTCAGCAAGGAGGAGCTCGACTCCATCCAGGCGCGCGACCTGTTGCATCCCGACGAGCATGAGCGGTTCCGCTGCTTCCTCTACCAGGTGAAGCGCAACGGGCGCGGAGAACTGGACTCGGTCCGGATCAGGAAGAAAAACGGCACCTTCTTCCTGGCCGAGATCAATGCCCGGCTCATCGACTTGGGGGACGAGCAGGTGGCGCACTGCCTCATGCGCGACATCACCAAGAAAAGGCGCACCGAAAAAGAGATCTGGCAAAGAAACCGCGAGCTTTCCATCCTCAACGACATACTCACCGGCATGAACCATTCCGCCGACCTGGAACAGGAGCAGCAAAGAACCCTGTGGGAGATCATGGAGCTCTTCGACGCAGGGGGGGGCACCATGCACCTGTACCGCGGCGACCAGGGAAGCGCCAGGCTTTGCGCCAGTTGCCACGTCTCTGCCGAATTGGAGCAGCGCCTCTCCCAAAGCCTCGCCCAAGACCCGGAGCGCTTCCTGAAGGTGAAAAGGCTGAAGGCGCCGCAGATGAAGGAGTTGGGCGCCGCCGCGGAGGGATGGCAATGCCTCACCTCGGTCCCCATCAGCGCGCAGGAGCACCTGGTCGGCGTAATGCACCTCATGCATCGCGACCCCTGCCGCTACAGCGCCGAAGAAATCCGCTTCCTGGAAAGCGTCGGCAAGCAGATGGGTAACATCATCGAGAAAGGGAGGCTCTTCGCCGAGCTGAACTGGAAAAGCGGCGAACTGCTCCGCTCGCACCGCCTTTTGGAGAAGAGCAGCCACAACCTCTCCGTTTCCGAGATCCGGCTCAAGCAGAATCTGGCCTTGGTGGAGCAGGCTAGCCTGGAGCAGAACCGGCTGGACCGGATGAAGAACCAATTCCTGGGGATGGTCTCCCACGAGTTCAACACCCCGCTCACCAGCATCATCTCCGGCGTCGAGCATCTGCTGCAAAACGGCTGGCACAGCGAGCAGGAGGCGCGCTCCGTGCTGGAACTGGTGCGGGACGGCGGGCTCAGGCTGAAGGGGCTGGTCGCCGACCTTTTGAAGCTGATCAAGGTGGAGGCCAGGCGTGGTGCGCTGGAGACCTCGGCGGTGCACCTGCGGCATTTCCTGGACGAACTCGCGGCGCAGTTGCAGCCGCAGCTGGAAGAGCGGGGTCAGCGCGTCACCCTGGCGGGGTTGGAAGAGCTCCCGTTCTTCGATGCGGACCGCAACTACCTGGAGCGCGTCTTCGGCGAGCTTTTGCAAAACGCCATCAGGTTCAGCCCACACAAAGGGGAGATCCTGGTGACCGGGCGGGTGGTGGACCGCCCTGCCCTCCTGGAGCGCAGGGAAACCCTGGAGCGCTTCAACCCCGAGTTCCTCAGGCGCTGCGGCGAACGCTGCTATCTGGAAGTGGAGGTGCGGGACAACGGCATCGGCATCCCCCCCGAGGAGCAGCAGGGGATCTTCGGGATCTTCTACGAGGTCGGCGAGATAAGGCACCACTCCAGCGGCATGAGCCGCGAGCAGGGAAGAGGGGCGGGGTTAGGTCTCGCCATGGTGAAGGGGATGGTGGAGGCCCACGGCGGGATGGTGTGGGTGGAGAGTGCGGGAGGAAGCTCCTTCTTCCTGGTCCTTCCCCTGGAGCAGGAAGCGATCCAGCCGGCGCTGTTCTGA
- the recA gene encoding recombinase RecA, which yields MLDKDKAEKALDLAMSQIEKQFGKGAIMRLGNEEALPDIASIPTGSLSLDIALGVGGVPRGRVIEIFGPESSGKTTLALHVISEAQKLGGIAAFVDAEHALDIGYARKLGVKTDDLLVSQPDTGEQALEIAETLVRSGAIDVLVVDSVAALVPKAEIEGDMGDSHMGLQARLMSQALRKLTGIISKSNCCVIFINQIRMKIGVMFGNPETTTGGNALKFYASVRMDIRKIAALKQGNDMIGSRTRVKVVKNKVAPPFKEVEFDILYGEGISKEGDILDLAVERNVVEKSGAWFSYGKERIGQGRENSRLFLKEHPEITAEIREKLVNPQQDAATPGAA from the coding sequence ATGCTCGACAAGGATAAAGCGGAAAAGGCCCTGGACCTGGCGATGAGCCAGATTGAAAAGCAGTTCGGCAAAGGGGCCATCATGAGGCTCGGCAATGAAGAGGCGCTTCCCGACATCGCCTCCATCCCGACCGGGTCGCTCTCGCTCGACATCGCGCTCGGCGTGGGAGGGGTGCCGCGCGGCCGCGTGATCGAGATCTTCGGACCGGAATCCTCCGGCAAGACCACCCTGGCCTTGCACGTCATCTCCGAGGCGCAGAAGCTGGGCGGAATCGCCGCCTTCGTGGACGCCGAGCACGCCCTCGATATCGGCTACGCCAGAAAGCTCGGCGTGAAGACGGACGACCTCCTGGTCTCCCAGCCGGATACCGGCGAGCAGGCGCTGGAAATCGCCGAGACCCTGGTAAGAAGCGGCGCCATCGACGTCCTCGTCGTAGACTCCGTGGCCGCCCTGGTCCCCAAGGCTGAGATCGAGGGGGACATGGGTGACTCCCACATGGGTCTGCAGGCGCGCCTCATGTCCCAGGCGCTCAGGAAGCTGACCGGCATCATCTCCAAGAGCAACTGCTGCGTCATCTTCATCAACCAGATCAGGATGAAGATCGGCGTCATGTTCGGCAACCCCGAAACCACCACCGGCGGCAACGCGCTCAAGTTCTACGCCTCGGTCCGCATGGACATCAGGAAGATCGCGGCGCTCAAGCAGGGCAACGACATGATCGGCTCCCGCACCCGCGTCAAGGTAGTGAAGAACAAGGTCGCCCCCCCCTTCAAGGAAGTCGAGTTCGACATCCTCTACGGCGAAGGGATCTCCAAGGAAGGGGACATCCTGGACCTCGCCGTGGAGCGCAACGTGGTTGAGAAAAGCGGCGCCTGGTTCTCCTACGGCAAGGAGCGCATCGGGCAGGGGCGCGAAAACTCCCGCCTGTTCCTGAAGGAGCACCCGGAGATCACCGCCGAAATCAGGGAAAAGCTGGTCAACCCCCAACAAGACGCCGCAACTCCCGGCGCAGCCTAA
- a CDS encoding metal ABC transporter ATP-binding protein, with protein MNNGKGIPAIEVRHLTVSYGARPALLDVSVRIEKDQLVGVIGPNGSGKSTLIKAILGFEKPDVGEILIGGEDVQKAKGKVAYVPQRGAVDWDFPITVREVALMGRYQHVPWYRSPSAADREAALEALSMVRMSDFAERQIGQLSGGQQQRVFLARALAQGSDILLLDEPFAGVDAATERAILDVLERAKAAGKTLVVVHHDLATAAEYFDNLVLLKQRLYAFGPPAAVLQEELLSQVYEGRLRVFTDLMAKEGGR; from the coding sequence ATGAACAACGGTAAAGGGATTCCCGCCATCGAGGTGCGCCACCTGACCGTCTCTTACGGCGCGCGCCCAGCGCTTCTCGACGTGTCGGTCAGGATCGAAAAGGATCAACTGGTAGGTGTGATCGGCCCCAACGGATCGGGGAAGTCCACGCTGATCAAGGCCATACTCGGTTTCGAGAAGCCGGACGTGGGGGAGATCCTCATCGGCGGCGAGGATGTGCAGAAGGCCAAGGGGAAGGTGGCCTACGTCCCGCAGCGCGGCGCCGTGGACTGGGATTTCCCCATCACCGTCCGGGAGGTGGCGCTCATGGGGCGCTACCAGCACGTCCCCTGGTACCGCTCCCCTTCCGCGGCGGACCGCGAGGCGGCACTGGAGGCGCTCTCCATGGTCCGCATGTCGGACTTCGCCGAGCGCCAGATAGGGCAGCTCTCGGGCGGGCAGCAGCAGCGGGTGTTCCTGGCGCGGGCGCTGGCGCAGGGTTCCGACATCCTGCTCCTGGACGAGCCTTTCGCCGGGGTGGACGCTGCCACCGAGCGGGCCATACTCGACGTCCTGGAACGGGCCAAGGCGGCCGGGAAGACCCTGGTCGTGGTGCACCACGATCTCGCCACCGCGGCCGAGTACTTCGACAACCTGGTTCTCTTGAAGCAGCGGCTCTACGCCTTCGGACCTCCCGCCGCCGTGTTGCAGGAGGAACTCTTGAGCCAGGTCTACGAGGGGCGCCTCAGGGTCTTCACCGACCTGATGGCCAAGGAGGGGGGGCGATGA
- a CDS encoding metal ABC transporter permease, with protein MNFLIHAFWAPLTETYFQKALIGGCAVALVSGAVGSLVVLRRMAFLGDALSHAMIAGVAGGYLAMKLLFGVEAYAPAMLLGSLIAAIITVALIGVVSKVSRVKEDTVIGIMYTGVFALGVVVVSIFRQYIHIDLMHFIMGDILGVADTDLWASAIVSASVLTILVLFFRHFQLASFDPIMAASTGLPVLLLDYALTGCVSMVVVSAVSMVGVILVVGLLITPAATAYLLSDRLDKMMALASLFGVTSVIGGLYLCVWLDSAGGGAVMLFCTLQFLAVLVVAPRYGLLARWRRLRNMIPQQVVEDVLITVLRQQKETPLKVLQQFVQVPQPGTLWKAVKQMESEGLIEALPQGYRLTQVGEKQAANVLRAHRLWESYLASIGTPEEAVHPTAHRLEHIHGAGIVDYLDQKLGQPEVDPHGQKIPRRGNGARKEPAGNEPEEQ; from the coding sequence ATGAATTTCCTCATCCATGCATTTTGGGCTCCGCTCACGGAGACCTATTTCCAGAAGGCCCTGATCGGCGGCTGCGCCGTGGCGCTCGTTTCGGGCGCGGTGGGGTCGCTGGTGGTGTTGAGGCGGATGGCCTTTCTGGGAGACGCCCTCTCCCACGCCATGATCGCCGGGGTGGCTGGTGGCTACCTCGCCATGAAGCTTCTCTTCGGGGTGGAGGCTTACGCGCCGGCCATGCTGCTCGGCTCGCTCATTGCCGCCATCATCACCGTCGCCCTGATCGGGGTGGTCTCCAAGGTCTCCCGGGTCAAGGAGGACACGGTCATCGGCATCATGTACACCGGCGTCTTCGCCCTGGGTGTCGTGGTGGTTTCCATCTTCCGGCAGTACATCCACATCGACCTGATGCACTTCATCATGGGGGACATCCTGGGGGTGGCCGACACCGACCTTTGGGCCAGCGCCATCGTCTCCGCCTCCGTCCTCACCATCCTGGTCCTCTTCTTCCGCCACTTCCAGTTGGCCAGTTTCGATCCCATCATGGCGGCTTCGACGGGGCTCCCCGTGCTCCTTTTGGACTACGCGCTGACCGGGTGCGTCTCCATGGTGGTGGTGAGCGCGGTGAGCATGGTGGGGGTGATCCTGGTGGTGGGGCTTTTGATCACGCCGGCTGCGACCGCCTACCTTTTGAGCGACCGGCTGGACAAGATGATGGCGCTGGCGTCGCTGTTCGGGGTGACCAGCGTGATCGGCGGGTTGTATCTCTGCGTCTGGCTGGACTCGGCGGGGGGCGGGGCGGTGATGCTCTTTTGCACCCTGCAGTTTCTCGCGGTGCTGGTGGTGGCGCCGCGCTATGGGCTTTTGGCCCGGTGGCGCCGGTTGCGCAACATGATCCCGCAGCAGGTGGTGGAGGACGTGCTGATCACGGTCCTGCGCCAGCAGAAGGAGACCCCGCTCAAGGTGCTGCAGCAGTTCGTGCAGGTGCCGCAGCCGGGGACCCTATGGAAGGCGGTGAAACAGATGGAGTCGGAGGGTTTGATCGAGGCCTTGCCGCAGGGGTACCGGCTGACGCAGGTGGGGGAGAAGCAGGCGGCTAACGTACTGCGCGCCCATCGCCTGTGGGAGAGTTATCTAGCTTCCATCGGGACCCCCGAGGAGGCGGTGCATCCGACCGCGCACCGGCTGGAGCACATCCACGGCGCCGGGATCGTCGATTACCTCGATCAGAAGCTGGGGCAGCCCGAGGTCGATCCCCACGGCCAGAAGATTCCGAGGCGCGGCAACGGCGCGAGGAAAGAGCCTGCCGGCAATGAGCCGGAGGAGCAGTAG
- the larC gene encoding nickel pincer cofactor biosynthesis protein LarC produces MKVAYFDCFAGIAGDMTVAALIELGLPLEVLRQELAGLPFSGYTLESRKVERHGVAGTSFKVTLTEADQPHRHYSGIAKMIEASGLKPRVKELAQRIFRRLAEAEAAVHGVPLERVHFHEVGAVDSIVDIVGTAIGLDYLGVEALYASGLPYGRGFVQTAHGRLPVPAPATAELMEGIPLTADIGEGERVTPTGAAIIAALADGFGPPPPMTPLGTGYGAGEKDFPELPNLLRVLLGESTEAKGHQEVLVIETHIDDMNPEIFGFLMERLLEAGALDVAFSPLQMKKNRPATCLTVIADPADLEKLSAIVLSESTAIGLRYYPARRVTAARSLETRETTLGEVAVKVLETGRVTPEYDSCRRIALEKGIPLIEVYRTVERECGQA; encoded by the coding sequence ATGAAAGTGGCGTACTTCGACTGTTTTGCGGGAATCGCCGGCGACATGACCGTCGCTGCGCTGATCGAACTGGGTCTCCCGCTGGAGGTCCTGCGGCAGGAACTGGCGGGGCTTCCTTTTTCCGGCTACACGCTGGAAAGCCGCAAGGTGGAGCGACACGGCGTAGCCGGGACCTCCTTCAAGGTGACCCTCACCGAGGCGGACCAGCCGCACCGGCACTACAGCGGCATCGCGAAGATGATCGAGGCGTCCGGCCTGAAGCCCCGGGTGAAGGAGCTCGCGCAGCGGATCTTCAGAAGGCTCGCCGAGGCGGAGGCAGCCGTGCACGGCGTCCCCCTGGAGCGGGTGCATTTCCACGAGGTGGGCGCGGTCGACTCCATCGTCGACATCGTGGGGACCGCCATAGGGCTCGATTACCTGGGGGTGGAAGCGCTCTATGCCTCCGGGCTTCCCTACGGCAGGGGGTTCGTGCAGACGGCGCACGGCAGGCTCCCGGTCCCGGCGCCGGCAACCGCGGAGCTGATGGAGGGTATTCCCCTTACCGCCGACATCGGCGAGGGGGAGCGGGTCACCCCGACCGGTGCAGCCATAATCGCGGCGCTGGCCGATGGCTTCGGCCCCCCGCCGCCAATGACGCCGCTTGGAACCGGCTACGGCGCGGGCGAGAAGGACTTTCCCGAACTCCCCAACCTGCTCCGGGTGCTTCTGGGCGAAAGCACGGAGGCAAAGGGTCACCAGGAGGTCCTGGTCATCGAGACCCACATCGACGACATGAACCCGGAGATCTTCGGCTTTCTCATGGAGAGGCTCCTGGAGGCGGGGGCGCTCGACGTCGCCTTTTCCCCCCTGCAGATGAAGAAGAACCGCCCCGCCACCTGCCTCACCGTGATCGCGGACCCCGCCGACCTGGAAAAGCTCTCGGCCATCGTTCTCTCGGAATCGACCGCCATCGGCCTGCGCTACTACCCGGCCCGCCGCGTCACCGCCGCGCGTAGCTTAGAAACCCGGGAAACCACCCTGGGCGAGGTCGCGGTGAAGGTGCTGGAAACCGGGCGCGTGACGCCGGAGTACGACTCCTGCCGCAGAATCGCGCTGGAGAAGGGAATCCCGCTCATCGAGGTGTACCGCACCGTGGAAAGGGAGTGCGGTCAGGCATGA
- the larB gene encoding nickel pincer cofactor biosynthesis protein LarB has protein sequence MQSKVIENILQEVGAGSLDVQTALERLKHLPFEDVGCATVDHHRSLRQGFPEVIFGQGKNLAQMRTIIAALLAKGGNVLATRVSAAKGAKLKETFPQAVYHPDARALTIEQHPVELRGKGKILVVCAGTSDIPVAAEALLTARLMGNEVEHIYDVGVAGLHRLLARRSALAEASVIIVVAGMEGALPSVVGGLVDKPVIAVPTSIGYGASFGGVAALLGMLNSCAAGVTVVNIDNGFGAAYAASLMNRVHR, from the coding sequence ATGCAGAGCAAGGTGATCGAAAACATACTGCAAGAAGTCGGCGCAGGGTCGCTCGACGTTCAGACTGCACTGGAAAGACTAAAACACCTCCCGTTCGAGGACGTAGGGTGCGCGACGGTGGACCACCACCGCTCGCTGCGCCAGGGGTTTCCGGAAGTCATCTTCGGCCAGGGGAAGAACTTGGCCCAGATGCGCACCATCATCGCGGCCCTCCTCGCCAAAGGGGGGAACGTGCTCGCCACCCGCGTCAGCGCCGCCAAAGGGGCGAAGCTCAAGGAGACCTTCCCGCAGGCGGTCTACCACCCCGACGCGCGGGCGCTGACCATCGAGCAGCACCCGGTCGAGCTGCGCGGCAAGGGGAAGATCCTGGTGGTCTGCGCCGGCACCTCGGATATCCCGGTGGCGGCGGAGGCGCTCCTCACGGCGCGCCTGATGGGGAACGAGGTGGAGCATATCTACGACGTGGGGGTGGCGGGGCTGCATCGGTTGCTCGCGCGGCGCAGCGCTCTCGCCGAGGCATCGGTGATCATCGTGGTCGCCGGCATGGAAGGGGCGCTCCCCTCGGTGGTCGGGGGGCTGGTGGACAAGCCGGTGATAGCGGTCCCCACCTCCATAGGCTACGGCGCCTCCTTCGGCGGCGTGGCGGCGCTATTGGGGATGCTCAACTCCTGCGCCGCGGGGGTCACCGTGGTGAACATAGACAACGGCTTCGGAGCGGCGTACGCCGCGAGCCTGATGAATAGGGTGCATCGATGA
- a CDS encoding endonuclease domain-containing protein has translation MVRPYNHQLKGASRKLRKQMTDAEQLLWSHLRGRQLLGVQFNRQKPVGPYVVDFFAAAALLVIEVDGSQHLQEEHGKRDVARDLFLQEQGLTVLRFDNRQVLLETAAVLEEIFRICQQRANPPCPPFAKGGT, from the coding sequence TTGGTCAGACCATACAACCACCAGTTGAAGGGGGCATCGCGCAAACTGCGCAAGCAGATGACAGATGCAGAGCAACTGCTGTGGTCTCATCTACGGGGCAGGCAACTCCTTGGAGTCCAGTTCAACCGGCAGAAACCGGTGGGGCCTTATGTAGTCGATTTCTTTGCTGCCGCAGCACTGCTGGTGATTGAGGTGGATGGCAGCCAGCACCTTCAGGAGGAGCATGGCAAACGTGATGTCGCGCGCGATCTGTTTCTTCAAGAACAGGGGTTGACGGTTCTTAGATTCGACAATCGACAGGTATTATTGGAAACGGCGGCGGTTCTGGAAGAGATATTTCGGATCTGCCAACAAAGAGCAAATCCCCCCTGTCCCCCCTTCGCAAAGGGGGGGACGTAA
- a CDS encoding metal ABC transporter solute-binding protein, Zn/Mn family, which yields MLRLIIPLLFMLVSLPAAAFGAGKPVVVASTTQIADFARQVAGDRLTVRSILAPGADPHTYQPTPDDVQVVLSASLCLENGLHLEGKNWMGALARDARKELVTVSQGVAPLQLGKGGQVVPDPHAWFSVQNAAVYVNNIIEALGRLDPAHAGEYRARGTLYLQQLRVLDAWIKEEVGRIPPSRRILVTTHDAFNYFCRDYRFNPNNRYQSIAPVGWSTGAEVGGGMTPKRHQQVVESIRQAGARAIFVETTINPKQIREIAQETGVAIGGELYSDSMGKAGSAGESYLGMMRENVLLMVQALK from the coding sequence TTGCTGCGCCTAATCATCCCGCTACTCTTCATGCTCGTCTCCCTCCCTGCGGCTGCCTTCGGCGCGGGAAAGCCGGTCGTTGTCGCCTCGACCACCCAGATCGCGGACTTCGCGCGCCAGGTCGCCGGCGACCGCCTGACGGTCCGCAGCATCCTCGCGCCGGGCGCCGATCCGCACACCTACCAGCCGACCCCTGACGACGTGCAGGTGGTGCTGAGCGCAAGCCTCTGCCTGGAGAACGGCCTGCACCTGGAGGGTAAGAACTGGATGGGGGCGCTGGCCCGCGACGCGAGAAAGGAGCTGGTCACCGTCTCGCAGGGGGTGGCCCCGCTGCAGCTGGGCAAGGGGGGGCAGGTCGTTCCCGACCCGCACGCCTGGTTCTCCGTGCAAAACGCCGCCGTCTACGTCAACAACATCATCGAAGCTTTGGGGCGGCTCGACCCGGCGCATGCCGGTGAGTACCGCGCCCGGGGCACGCTCTACCTGCAGCAGTTGAGGGTTCTGGACGCCTGGATTAAGGAAGAGGTAGGACGCATCCCCCCCTCCCGCCGCATCCTCGTCACCACCCATGACGCCTTCAACTATTTCTGCCGCGATTACCGCTTCAACCCCAACAACCGTTACCAGAGCATAGCGCCGGTCGGGTGGTCCACCGGGGCCGAGGTGGGGGGAGGGATGACCCCCAAGCGGCACCAGCAGGTGGTTGAATCCATCCGCCAAGCGGGCGCCCGCGCCATCTTCGTCGAAACCACCATCAATCCCAAGCAGATCCGCGAGATTGCCCAGGAGACCGGCGTCGCCATCGGCGGCGAGCTCTATTCAGATTCCATGGGTAAGGCAGGCTCCGCCGGGGAGAGCTATTTAGGCATGATGCGGGAGAACGTCCTTTTGATGGTCCAGGCCCTCAAGTAG